A window of Agarivorans sp. Alg241-V36 genomic DNA:
TCAATAAGTGGAGCTAGCTCTCGGTTTGTTACACCCTTTTGTTCGCGCAACATACCCGGTGTCATATTCCAGCGTTTCTTAATCGCACAAGACAAATACTGCGGGCTACTAAAACCCACTACTTTGGCTATTTCACTTAAGGTTTGCTCGGTATCTACTAGTAGCTCTAGTGCCAAATTAAGTTGAGTATCGAGCAAGTAAGCATGTAAGGACATGCCTAATTCTTCATGAAATTTATTGTCGATAGCGCCACGTGAGCAGCCTAGTTCAGCCAAAATTTGCTTAACCTTAATATTGCCTTGGTTAATTCGAATAAGGCTTAATGCGCCGCGTACTAAGTTGTCTTTAAAGTGGAAGAAGTCGGTTGAATCTCGGCCAATCACCCGTTCTGGTTGCACAAAGTGATGGCGTTTAACCAAGCTTTTCCCATCCATTAAGGGTTGCAGTAGTGAGGCAGTTAAATAGCCCATGGCGCGAGTGCCTTGGCGCACCGAGGTTAAGGTTGGCAAACTTAAGGTGCAGTTTAGTTCGTCATCGTCAATCCCCATGATTGAGACTTCTTCGGGGATGTTTATTTTAGCCTGCTGGCAGGCGTAACTCAGTTGGCGAGCGCGTACATCGTTAGCGGCAATAATGCCAACAGGCTTAGGTAAACGGCTAAGCCAATCAACTAAACACTGTAAGTCGCTGTCCCAAGTATCAATGTTGTCTTTAGCGCTAAATTGGCTATAGGCGCATTGATTTCGTTCACACCAGTCGCGCAGTAATTGCTCACGGCTGGCCGACCAGTCATTAAAGGGGCGGTTGGGGTAACCACAAAATGCTAAGTGGGTATAACGGCGCATTTTTAAAAAGCGCGCGGCCATGTTGATGATCTGTTTGTTGTCAGACATCACCACTGGGTAGTCATGCATGGTATTGGCTACGGTTTCGCTACTGGCAATCCCCACCACTGGAATGTTACGAGATTTAATGGCATCGCGAATTTCAGGATGATCGAAGTCGGCAATTACGCCATCACCCTGCCATTTGTTAAAATCGTCCACCGAGAATAGGTTTTGTTCTCCAATGAACAAACTCCAGGGCGCGCCGTTTTTCACAAATGAAGATATGCCGGTAATAATGCCCCGGTCGTAAGCCATGTTAGCGTTCAAAAGTAGCGCTACGCGATAGTTCTTTGCCATAGTATTTGTCTTCCGTATTACTACGTTCAATGGGCTGGGGTGAGCACATATGATAAATGCTGATTTATCAGATGTGTTCACTCTGCTGGCAGAACAGCCATAGCAAGGCTATGGCTGTTTGCTGGGTTTAATGCTTTAAAAAAGTGGTGCTAGTTTTGGATAAAGTGCTTGGTAAGTTTCGCGGTGTTTAGCATAAACAGCATGGCGCTCGGCATTTACTTGGTGAACTTCTACCAACTCAGGTACTGGGCAAATGGCCGCTAAGTCTGGATTTTCTGTCACTCCAAGTTGGGCTAAACGTGCTGCACCAAGTGCTGGGCCTACTTCGCCGCCTAGTCGGTAGCTCACTGCTTGGCCAAAGACATCGGCCAGCATTTGGCGCCAAAACTGGCTGCGTGCGCCGCCACCAATTAAGGTGATTTCTTCTGGTTTTAAGCCAGTTGCATGCAGGGCGTCTAAACCGTCGGCAAAGGCATAAGCCACACCTTCCAATACTGCGCGGCATAAATCTAAGGGGCCAGTAGAGTGGGTCATGCCGAAGAATACGCCCTTGGCTTCTGGATTATTGTGCGGCGTGCGCTCGCCCGATAAGTAAGGCAAAAAGTACACAGGGTTGTCACTTTCTGGTGCGGCTTCTACTGCGGCTAACATGCTTGGTACATCGGCTTGACCGGTTAAGTTAACTACCCAGTCTAAACATGACGCTGCGCTAAGAATTACTGACATTTGATGCCAAGCACCAGGCAAGGCGTGACAGAAGCTATGCAAGGCCGATTCTGGGTTGCTTAGGTAGCCGTCGCTTACCGCAAAATAAACTCCCGAGGTGCCTAAAGACAACATGGCTTGGCCTGGTTTAGTTATACCTACACCTACCGCGCCTGCGGCGTTATCGCCACCACCGGCTACTAAAGGTACCGCTGGCATGCCCCAGCGCTCGGCCAGTTCCGCTTTAAGGTTTCCAGTTACTTCACTGCCTTCAAACAGTGCTGGCATGTGGTCACGCGTTAAGCCCGTTGCCGCGAGGATTTCATCACTCCAATCGCGTTTGGCTACGTCTAGCCACATGGTGCCGGCTGAATCTGACATGTCTGAGGCGAAGTTGCCCGAGAGTAAGTAACGCAAGTAATCTTTAGGTAGCAGTACTTTGTCTACCTTGGCAAAAATCTCAGGCTCATGCTGCTTAACCCAAAGTAATTTTGGTGCGGTAAATCCTGGCATCATCAGGTTACCTACCACCTCACGCGAGTTTGGCACGGAGCGTTCAATTTCTTCACACTGAGCCGCGCTGCGGCCGTCGTTCCATAAAATGGCTGGGCGTAAAATTTCGCCTTGGGCGTCCAGTAAGGTAGCGCCATGCATTTGGCCACTTAGGCCAATTGCTTTAACTTCTGCTAGCGAGTGCTGTTTGCTTAATGCGCTAAGTGCATCTTGAGTGGCTTGCCACCAATCTTGAGGCGCTTGCTCTGACCACAGCGGTGCAGGGCGAGATACTGTTAAGCTTTCGGTGGCTTGGCTTACAATGTCACCGTTTTCAGCCTGCAGCACAACTTTTACTCCAGAAGTGCCTAAATCAATACCGATATACATAGAAGTTCCTTATTGGACGCGAGCTGCTCGGCGAAACTACACTGTAATTAAGCGGCAGCAAAAGTGTTTTGAATATGGCTTCATCCTGCCGTGGATTGGAAACTTGGCTCAATTACGAAAATTACCAGAGGAATAGCGTTTTTCCATGGCGTGCCTGAGTTCACAGTTTCGTCTGAAATGTGCATGATCATAATCACATTACGATTTTTCACAGTGGCGTTCGGCCCCTTTTTTTTAGATATTAAATTAAATCTTGATTGGCACCGTGCTTTTAGGAGCCCCACATGTTTGATAAGCGTTTCAAAATTACATTGTTATTTAATGCAAATAAGGTTTATGACCGCCAGATCATTAAAGGTATTGGCGATTACCTACAGGCTTCGCAATGTGATTGGGATATATTTCTAGAGGAAGATTTTCGCTGTCGGATCAGCAAACTACAACATTGGGTAGGCGACGGTATTATTGCCGACTTCGACGACCCAGAAATAGAGAAAGCCTTAACTGGCCTGCGAGTACCAGTAGTGGCCGTGGGTAGCTCTTACGAAAATCCCGAGCAGTATCCGGATTTTCCTTATGTGGCTACCGATAACCGCGCCTTGGTTAATTCGGCTTATGAGCACCTAAAAGCCAAGGGCTTGGAATACTTTGCTTACTACGGCATGCCACCTAATGAGGGCAACCGCTGGGCAATGGAACGAGAGGCAATTTTCCAGCAACTGGTGGCTGGTGATGGTTATGAGTGCGCGGTTTATCGCGGCATGGAAACTACCCCAGAATCTTGGCAGTACGCAATGAACCGTTTAGCGGATTGGATTCAATCTATGCCTAAGCCGGTAGGTATTGTTGCAGTGTCGGATGCGCGAGCCCGCCATTTGCTGCAAGTGTGTGATCACCTTGGAATCATCGTGCCAGACAAGGTATCAATTA
This region includes:
- a CDS encoding DNA-binding transcriptional regulator, whose product is MFDKRFKITLLFNANKVYDRQIIKGIGDYLQASQCDWDIFLEEDFRCRISKLQHWVGDGIIADFDDPEIEKALTGLRVPVVAVGSSYENPEQYPDFPYVATDNRALVNSAYEHLKAKGLEYFAYYGMPPNEGNRWAMEREAIFQQLVAGDGYECAVYRGMETTPESWQYAMNRLADWIQSMPKPVGIVAVSDARARHLLQVCDHLGIIVPDKVSIIGIDDEDLTRHLSRVSLSSVAQGCRKMGFQAAKLLHRQLQGQELRKVRELVGPEQVIERQSTDYKALKDPYVIQAMHFIRHNACKGIKVEQVLDYVKVSRSNLEKRFKDDIGHSVHQEIHCAKLEQAMSLLRNTELSTSDIAELCGYPSLQYMYAVFKKDLELTPKAYRISKQEQEE
- a CDS encoding XylR family transcriptional regulator gives rise to the protein MAKNYRVALLLNANMAYDRGIITGISSFVKNGAPWSLFIGEQNLFSVDDFNKWQGDGVIADFDHPEIRDAIKSRNIPVVGIASSETVANTMHDYPVVMSDNKQIINMAARFLKMRRYTHLAFCGYPNRPFNDWSASREQLLRDWCERNQCAYSQFSAKDNIDTWDSDLQCLVDWLSRLPKPVGIIAANDVRARQLSYACQQAKINIPEEVSIMGIDDDELNCTLSLPTLTSVRQGTRAMGYLTASLLQPLMDGKSLVKRHHFVQPERVIGRDSTDFFHFKDNLVRGALSLIRINQGNIKVKQILAELGCSRGAIDNKFHEELGMSLHAYLLDTQLNLALELLVDTEQTLSEIAKVVGFSSPQYLSCAIKKRWNMTPGMLREQKGVTNRELAPLIEEPEELIEQA
- the xylB gene encoding xylulokinase, whose translation is MYIGIDLGTSGVKVVLQAENGDIVSQATESLTVSRPAPLWSEQAPQDWWQATQDALSALSKQHSLAEVKAIGLSGQMHGATLLDAQGEILRPAILWNDGRSAAQCEEIERSVPNSREVVGNLMMPGFTAPKLLWVKQHEPEIFAKVDKVLLPKDYLRYLLSGNFASDMSDSAGTMWLDVAKRDWSDEILAATGLTRDHMPALFEGSEVTGNLKAELAERWGMPAVPLVAGGGDNAAGAVGVGITKPGQAMLSLGTSGVYFAVSDGYLSNPESALHSFCHALPGAWHQMSVILSAASCLDWVVNLTGQADVPSMLAAVEAAPESDNPVYFLPYLSGERTPHNNPEAKGVFFGMTHSTGPLDLCRAVLEGVAYAFADGLDALHATGLKPEEITLIGGGARSQFWRQMLADVFGQAVSYRLGGEVGPALGAARLAQLGVTENPDLAAICPVPELVEVHQVNAERHAVYAKHRETYQALYPKLAPLF